One window from the genome of Vanessa tameamea isolate UH-Manoa-2023 chromosome 13, ilVanTame1 primary haplotype, whole genome shotgun sequence encodes:
- the LOC135193590 gene encoding uncharacterized protein LOC135193590: protein MIVATETWLDDTVADGELFTDKYTIYRRDRQSTSSQRKTGGGVLFAVSKSIESRRIEHLESNGEDLWISVKVSENGVSTNILFCAVYIPPPISLESLNLILDNISVVMQSNPGKVVVLGDFNLGFLNWQLDETEDLLKPDHTDNILGFPFADFLSLNSLTQYNKIKNHIQRILDLVMNNFNNLTVIEACQLLSNVDPHHPALEISLRINADKFLYNKIFATYLFRKADYDAVNRCLGEFDWYSELGSCGNVDAMVEKLYNILYAIIDSHVPKIKPKAFKYPVWFTSSLIKLINEKEKVRKLCKRYKNPRDILELARSRRRVENLLELSYSRYISGVEDSIFRDPLKFWRFVKKRRGAKSEVPSEMSLDNTTAHSGQAICNLFVQNFASSYSSLQPCVDFVDESPDFYSQMSLAHVTLNERTILKALRSINPSKSAGPDGIPPLFFRKTYFNFSYEVEGS, encoded by the exons ATGATTGTTGCAACCGAAACATGGCTGGATGACACTGTTGCGGACGGGGAATTGTTCACGGATAAATACACCATCTACAGAAGAGATCGTCAGTCAACCTCCTCTCAACGCAAGACTGGTGGTGGAGTACTTTTTGCAGTATCTAAATCTATAGAATCTAGACGAATTGAACATTTAGAAAGTAACGGTGAAGATCTATGGATTTCTGTAAAAGTATCGGAAAATGGAGTTTCtacgaacattttattttgtgcaGTGTATATTCCCCCGCCTATCTCGTTGGAAAGTTTAAACCTCATTTTGGACAATATAAGTGTTGTAATGCAATCTAACCCTGGTAAAGTTGTAGTTTTGGGGGATTTTAATTTGGGTTTTCTAAATTGGCAGCTGGACGAAACCGAGGATCTGTTAAAACCCGACCATACCGATAATATTTTGGGATTCCCTTTTGCCGATTTTTTGTCACTCAATTCACTAACacaatacaacaaaattaagaATCACATTCAACGTATACTAGATTTGGtcatgaataattttaacaatttaacagTAATTGAAGCTTGTCAATTATTAAGTAACGTTGATCCTCACCATCCAGCATTAGAAATATCTTTGCGAATTAATGCCgataaatttttatacaataaaatatttgctacatatttatttagaaaggcAGACTACGATGCGGTAAACAGATGTTTAGGAGAGTTTGATTGGTACTCCGAATTAGGGAGTTGCGGGAACGTCGATGCTATGGtagaaaaattgtataatatcttGTACGCTATAATTGATTCTCATGTTCCAAAAATCAAGCCAAAAGCATTTAAATATCCTGTCTGGTTCACATCTTccctgataaaattaattaacgaaAAGGAGAAAGTTAGGAAACTGTGCAAACGTTATAAGAATCCTAGAGATATATTAGAGTTAGCAAGAAGCCGTAGGCGCGTCGAGAatctacttgaattaagttACAGCCGTTACATTTCCGGAGTCGAGGATTCAATCTTTCGCGATCCCTTAAAATTTTGGCGTTTTGTTAAAAAACGGCGTGGAGCTAAATCCGAGGTCCCATCTGAAATGTCACTAGATAACACCACAGCCCATTCTGGTCAAGCGATTTGTAATCTTTTCGTACAGAACTTTGCGTCCTCATATTCTTCTTTGCAGCCTTGCGTAGATTTCGTAGACGAAAGTCCGGACTTTTATTCTCAAATGTCTCTTGCTCACGTCACACTAAATGAACGTACTATATTGAAGGCATTACGTTCAATAAATCCAAGCAAGTCAGCTGGTCCTGATGGCATTCCTCCTCTTTTTTTCAGAAAAACGT ACTTCAACTTTTCCTACGAAGTGGAAGGAAGCTAA